The following coding sequences lie in one Chanos chanos chromosome 4, fChaCha1.1, whole genome shotgun sequence genomic window:
- the itgb6 gene encoding integrin beta-6 isoform X1: protein MGVVLLSIFLQYLLSTVEGTCSSGSALTCDECLQLAPECAWCTFENFTVFNSISERCDTREVLMQKGCPGGFVEIPVTRVKIHKNDPIGKGGNRANVTYIAPQEMSLKLRPGSKITFQVKVQQPEDHPVDVYYLMDLSASMYDDLKMIKNLGTTLSTEMAKLTSKFRLGFGSFVEKPVLPFIKTTPEELRNPCVSSEFLCLPTFGYRHVLPLTSNTERFNEIISNQHISANVDVPECGFDAIMQAAVCGDRIGWRNDSMRLLVFVTDADSHFGMDSKMAGIVIPNDGQCHLDNNNEYSMSSQLEYPTLGQLVDKLIENNILLIFAVTDKQRQNYENYANLIPGATVGVLAEDSRNVLELIMTAYKELRSEIEMEILGDTEDLQISFTAICQDGTIHPGLKQCSNIKAGDAVSFNVTVELDSCLSRPQQFLIRPVGFQDALEVEVTSLCKCDCHHTPDLNSPHCSNGRGALECGTCVCNPGYMGPRCECSEDQSHVTNCRAHEGVEMCSGQGECFCGQCVCNPSSFGRVYGAYCECDDFSCLHFRGNLCGGHGDCDCGECVCHRGWTGEYCNCSTSTDTCVSQDGTICSGRGKCVCGKCVCSVPGASGDTCERCPTCGDICSSTRACVECHLQAKDPTEECIQKCNVIRTTVSNSTDFEESQAVLCNLQSENDCLISFSLVDRELDKTVYNPQIYDCPEPPNIPVIVVGVSLSILTIGIILLVVWKLLVSVHDRKEVAKFEAERAKAKWQSGTNPLFRSSTSTFKNVTYKSTGQKVDI from the exons ATGGGGGTTGTTCTGCTAAGCATTTTTCTTCAGTACTTGCTTAGCACGGTCGAAG GGACGTGTTCATCTGGCAGCGCGCTGACTTGTGACGAGTGTCTGCAATTGGCCCCCGAGTGCGCATGGTGCACGTTCGAG AATTTTACAGTCTTCAATTCAATAAGTGAACGATGCGACACCCGGGAGGTTCTTATGCAAAAGGGATGCCCTGGCGGCTTTGTAGAAATCCCAGTTACCAGGGTCAAGATTCACAAGAACGATCCTATAGGAAAAGGAGGAAACCGTGCCAATGTCACTTACATTGCGCCCCAAGAAATGTCTCTCAAACTGAGACCAG GAAGCAAGATTACCTTCCAGGTCAAAGTTCAGCAGCCAGAGGACCATCCAGTAGATGTTTATTATCTCATGGACCTCTCAGCATCAATGTATGATGACCTGAAAATGATCAAGAACCTTGGTACCACTCTGTCTACTGAAATGGCCAAACTGACCAGTAAATTCAGATTGGGCTTCGGGTCATTTGTGGAGAAGCCAGTTCTGCCCTTCATTAAAACCACTCCAGAGGAGCTGAGAAACCCATGCGT GAGTTCTGAGTTTCTGTGCCTGCCAACGTTTGGATACAGACATGTGCTCCCTCTAACgagcaacacagagagatttaACGAGATCATCTCAAACCAACACATCTCTGCCAACGTCGACGTGCCAGAGTGCGGCTTTGATGCCATCATGCAGGCCGCGGTCTGTGGG GACAGGATTGGATGGAGGAACGATTCCATGCGTCTGTTGGTGTTTGTCACGGATGCAGACTCGCACTTTGGCATGGACAGCAAAATGGCGGGCATTGTTATCCCCAATGACGGCCAATGCCACTTGGACAACAACAATGAGTATTCTATGTCCTCCCAATTG GAATACCCAACTCTGGGGCAGCTTGTTGACAAACTGATTGAGAACAACATCCTCCTCATTTTCGCGGTGACTgataaacagagacaaaattATGAG aaTTATGCAAATCTCATTCCTGGTGCAACTGTGGGTGTTTTAGCAGAAGATTCCAGGAATGTGCTGGAACTGATTATGACAGCATACAAG GAGCTGCGATCAGAGATTGAAATGGAGATTCTTGGCGACACTGAGGATTTGCAAATCTCCTTCACTGCCATCTGTCAGGATGGGACCATCCACCCAGGGCTCAAACAGTGCTCCAATATTAAGGCCGGTGACGCG GTGTCATTTAACGTCACGGTGGAGTTGGACAGCTGTCTCTCACGGCCACAGCAGTTCCTCATCAGGCCTGTTGGTTTCCAGGACGCTTTGGAGGTGGAGGTGACGTCTCTCTGTAAATGTGACTGCCACCACACACCAGACCTGAACAGCCCCCATTGCAGCAACGGCAGGGGGGCCCTGGAAtgtggtacgtgtgtgtgtaatcctgGATACATGGGACCCAGGTGTGAATGCTCAGAAGACCAAAGCCATGTCACCAACTGCAG GGCTCATGAGGGTGTAGAGATGTGCAGTGGACAGGGGGAGTGTTTCTGCGGACAGTGCGTGTGCAACCCGTCGAGTTTTGGCCGTGTGTACGGGGCCTACTGTGAGTGTGATGACTTCTCCTGCCTGCACTTCAGGGGCAACCTCTGTGGAG gtcatggtgactgtgactgtggagagtgtgtgtgtcacagaggcTGGACAGGAGAGTACTGTAACTGTAGTACCAGCACTGACACTTGTGTGTCACAGGATGGAACAATCTGCAGTGGAAGAGGAAAATGCGTATGTGGgaagtgtgtttgttctgtgccTGGAGCCTCAGGAGACACTTGTGAGAGATGTCCTACCTGTGGAGACATTTGTAGCTCAACCAG gGCTTGTGTTGAGTGTCATCTACAAGCAAAAGACCCCACAGAAGAATGTATCCAGAAGTGCAACGTCATTCGCACGACTGTTAGCAATTCTACAG ATTTTGAGGAGAGCCAAGCTGTCCTGTGCAATCTGCAGAGTGAGAACGATTGTTTAATCTCCTTCAGCCTGGTCGACAGAGAGCTGGACAAGACTGTCTACAATCCCCAAATCTATG ACTGTCCAGAGCCTCCTAACATACCAGTGATTGTGGTGGGTGTGTCTCTTTCCATCCTCACTATTGGTATCATACTCCTGGTAGTCTGGAAGCTTCTCGTGTCTGTACACGATCGCAAAGAAGTGGCCAAATTTGAGGCAGAGAGAGCCAAAGCAAAATGGCAGTCG GGCACAAATCCTCTTTTCAGAAGTTCAAcatcaacatttaaaaatgtgactTACAAAAGTACTGGACAGAAAGTTGATATTTGA
- the itgb6 gene encoding integrin beta-6 isoform X2 produces the protein MQKGCPGGFVEIPVTRVKIHKNDPIGKGGNRANVTYIAPQEMSLKLRPGIKITFQVKVQQPEDHPVDVYYLMDLSASMYDDLKMIKNLGTTLSTEMAKLTSKFRLGFGSFVEKPVLPFIKTTPEELRNPCVSSEFLCLPTFGYRHVLPLTSNTERFNEIISNQHISANVDVPECGFDAIMQAAVCGDRIGWRNDSMRLLVFVTDADSHFGMDSKMAGIVIPNDGQCHLDNNNEYSMSSQLEYPTLGQLVDKLIENNILLIFAVTDKQRQNYENYANLIPGATVGVLAEDSRNVLELIMTAYKELRSEIEMEILGDTEDLQISFTAICQDGTIHPGLKQCSNIKAGDAVSFNVTVELDSCLSRPQQFLIRPVGFQDALEVEVTSLCKCDCHHTPDLNSPHCSNGRGALECGTCVCNPGYMGPRCECSEDQSHVTNCRAHEGVEMCSGQGECFCGQCVCNPSSFGRVYGAYCECDDFSCLHFRGNLCGGHGDCDCGECVCHRGWTGEYCNCSTSTDTCVSQDGTICSGRGKCVCGKCVCSVPGASGDTCERCPTCGDICSSTRACVECHLQAKDPTEECIQKCNVIRTTVSNSTDFEESQAVLCNLQSENDCLISFSLVDRELDKTVYNPQIYDCPEPPNIPVIVVGVSLSILTIGIILLVVWKLLVSVHDRKEVAKFEAERAKAKWQSGTNPLFRSSTSTFKNVTYKSTGQKVDI, from the exons ATGCAAAAGGGATGCCCTGGCGGCTTTGTAGAAATCCCAGTTACCAGGGTCAAGATTCACAAGAACGATCCTATAGGAAAAGGAGGAAACCGTGCCAATGTCACTTACATTGCGCCCCAAGAAATGTCTCTCAAACTGAGACCAGGTAT CAAGATTACCTTCCAGGTCAAAGTTCAGCAGCCAGAGGACCATCCAGTAGATGTTTATTATCTCATGGACCTCTCAGCATCAATGTATGATGACCTGAAAATGATCAAGAACCTTGGTACCACTCTGTCTACTGAAATGGCCAAACTGACCAGTAAATTCAGATTGGGCTTCGGGTCATTTGTGGAGAAGCCAGTTCTGCCCTTCATTAAAACCACTCCAGAGGAGCTGAGAAACCCATGCGT GAGTTCTGAGTTTCTGTGCCTGCCAACGTTTGGATACAGACATGTGCTCCCTCTAACgagcaacacagagagatttaACGAGATCATCTCAAACCAACACATCTCTGCCAACGTCGACGTGCCAGAGTGCGGCTTTGATGCCATCATGCAGGCCGCGGTCTGTGGG GACAGGATTGGATGGAGGAACGATTCCATGCGTCTGTTGGTGTTTGTCACGGATGCAGACTCGCACTTTGGCATGGACAGCAAAATGGCGGGCATTGTTATCCCCAATGACGGCCAATGCCACTTGGACAACAACAATGAGTATTCTATGTCCTCCCAATTG GAATACCCAACTCTGGGGCAGCTTGTTGACAAACTGATTGAGAACAACATCCTCCTCATTTTCGCGGTGACTgataaacagagacaaaattATGAG aaTTATGCAAATCTCATTCCTGGTGCAACTGTGGGTGTTTTAGCAGAAGATTCCAGGAATGTGCTGGAACTGATTATGACAGCATACAAG GAGCTGCGATCAGAGATTGAAATGGAGATTCTTGGCGACACTGAGGATTTGCAAATCTCCTTCACTGCCATCTGTCAGGATGGGACCATCCACCCAGGGCTCAAACAGTGCTCCAATATTAAGGCCGGTGACGCG GTGTCATTTAACGTCACGGTGGAGTTGGACAGCTGTCTCTCACGGCCACAGCAGTTCCTCATCAGGCCTGTTGGTTTCCAGGACGCTTTGGAGGTGGAGGTGACGTCTCTCTGTAAATGTGACTGCCACCACACACCAGACCTGAACAGCCCCCATTGCAGCAACGGCAGGGGGGCCCTGGAAtgtggtacgtgtgtgtgtaatcctgGATACATGGGACCCAGGTGTGAATGCTCAGAAGACCAAAGCCATGTCACCAACTGCAG GGCTCATGAGGGTGTAGAGATGTGCAGTGGACAGGGGGAGTGTTTCTGCGGACAGTGCGTGTGCAACCCGTCGAGTTTTGGCCGTGTGTACGGGGCCTACTGTGAGTGTGATGACTTCTCCTGCCTGCACTTCAGGGGCAACCTCTGTGGAG gtcatggtgactgtgactgtggagagtgtgtgtgtcacagaggcTGGACAGGAGAGTACTGTAACTGTAGTACCAGCACTGACACTTGTGTGTCACAGGATGGAACAATCTGCAGTGGAAGAGGAAAATGCGTATGTGGgaagtgtgtttgttctgtgccTGGAGCCTCAGGAGACACTTGTGAGAGATGTCCTACCTGTGGAGACATTTGTAGCTCAACCAG gGCTTGTGTTGAGTGTCATCTACAAGCAAAAGACCCCACAGAAGAATGTATCCAGAAGTGCAACGTCATTCGCACGACTGTTAGCAATTCTACAG ATTTTGAGGAGAGCCAAGCTGTCCTGTGCAATCTGCAGAGTGAGAACGATTGTTTAATCTCCTTCAGCCTGGTCGACAGAGAGCTGGACAAGACTGTCTACAATCCCCAAATCTATG ACTGTCCAGAGCCTCCTAACATACCAGTGATTGTGGTGGGTGTGTCTCTTTCCATCCTCACTATTGGTATCATACTCCTGGTAGTCTGGAAGCTTCTCGTGTCTGTACACGATCGCAAAGAAGTGGCCAAATTTGAGGCAGAGAGAGCCAAAGCAAAATGGCAGTCG GGCACAAATCCTCTTTTCAGAAGTTCAAcatcaacatttaaaaatgtgactTACAAAAGTACTGGACAGAAAGTTGATATTTGA